A portion of the Nitratidesulfovibrio termitidis HI1 genome contains these proteins:
- a CDS encoding tartrate dehydrogenase yields the protein MQLQNQQVRIINAITWKQEKQERGLAMKEYRVAVIPGDGIGQEVTPEGVRVLDAVSEACGTYKMHYEYFPWGCDYYLQHGLMMPENGLDILRPFDAIYFGAVGLPKQVPDHVSLHGLLIKIRLGFDQFVCTRPSLLLPGVKSPLADKKYGDIDFVIVRENTEGEYSGAGGRSHPGMPFEVAMETSVFTRVGVERIIRYAFELARTRRNHLICVTKSNVQRHTMTLWDECFERLAGEFPDVRTEHMLVDAMAARLVLKPESVDVAVASNMFGDILTDIGGAISGSLGLSPSVNINPERKFPSMFEPVHGSAPDIIGMGIANPIAMIWTGALMLDFLGHKQEAQRIVGAIKDVTAEGRVRTPDLGGTSKTMEVTDEIITKIRSTGR from the coding sequence GTGCAGCTGCAAAATCAGCAAGTGCGCATTATCAATGCAATCACGTGGAAACAGGAAAAACAGGAGCGAGGTTTGGCCATGAAGGAGTACAGGGTCGCAGTCATCCCCGGCGACGGCATTGGACAGGAGGTGACGCCCGAAGGAGTGCGTGTGCTGGACGCGGTCAGCGAGGCCTGCGGAACGTACAAGATGCACTATGAATATTTCCCTTGGGGATGCGATTACTACCTGCAGCACGGTTTGATGATGCCCGAGAACGGCCTGGATATCTTGCGGCCTTTCGACGCCATCTACTTCGGCGCCGTGGGGTTGCCAAAGCAGGTTCCAGACCATGTCTCCCTGCATGGCCTGCTCATCAAGATCCGCCTCGGCTTCGACCAGTTCGTCTGCACCCGGCCAAGCCTTTTGCTGCCGGGCGTCAAAAGCCCCCTTGCGGACAAAAAATACGGGGACATAGACTTTGTTATCGTGCGTGAAAACACCGAAGGTGAATACTCCGGCGCTGGTGGCCGGTCCCACCCCGGCATGCCCTTTGAAGTAGCCATGGAGACGTCGGTCTTCACCAGGGTCGGGGTGGAGCGCATCATCCGCTACGCCTTCGAATTGGCGCGCACCCGCCGCAACCACCTCATCTGCGTAACAAAATCCAACGTCCAGCGACACACCATGACCCTATGGGATGAGTGCTTCGAACGCTTGGCGGGCGAATTCCCCGACGTACGCACCGAGCATATGCTCGTGGATGCCATGGCAGCCCGCCTTGTGCTCAAGCCCGAGTCCGTGGACGTGGCCGTGGCATCCAACATGTTCGGCGACATTCTCACGGACATCGGAGGCGCCATCAGCGGCAGCCTGGGACTCTCTCCCAGCGTGAACATCAACCCGGAGCGGAAGTTCCCCTCCATGTTCGAGCCCGTGCACGGCTCGGCCCCCGACATCATCGGCATGGGCATCGCAAACCCCATCGCCATGATCTGGACTGGAGCCCTCATGCTTGATTTTCTGGGACACAAACAAGAGGCCCAACGCATCGTCGGGGCCATCAAGGACGTTACCGCCGAAGGGAGGGTGCGCACCCCCGACCTTGGCGGCACGTCGAAGACAATGGAAGTCACGGACGAGATCATCACCAAAATCCGCTCGACAGGGCGTTAA
- a CDS encoding tripartite tricarboxylate transporter TctB family protein: protein MQVNTNTDAVGGVAVLAISSFFYFQLNDDFTPFGAFFPEIILPFLAFLGVILVIKGVLKKKESNRVIFKINDTMMLSMVVGAAWALLLNILGFILASFISISILIIRYIPKEKRTSSCILMNCLGTMACVIVFYFVFSRLLGVTLPVGHVFDGII from the coding sequence ATGCAAGTTAATACAAATACCGATGCGGTGGGCGGCGTTGCCGTTCTGGCCATCTCATCGTTTTTCTACTTCCAGCTGAATGACGACTTCACGCCCTTCGGTGCATTCTTTCCAGAAATCATCTTGCCCTTTCTTGCCTTCTTGGGCGTAATCCTTGTCATCAAGGGTGTATTGAAAAAAAAGGAAAGCAATAGGGTCATATTCAAGATAAACGACACCATGATGCTATCGATGGTAGTGGGCGCGGCATGGGCTCTTCTCTTGAATATCTTGGGATTTATTCTTGCCAGCTTCATAAGCATTTCAATCCTGATTATCAGGTATATCCCAAAAGAAAAACGGACATCATCTTGTATTTTAATGAATTGCCTGGGAACAATGGCATGCGTCATTGTATTCTACTTTGTCTTCTCAAGGTTGCTTGGCGTCACTCTTCCAGTGGGCCACGTATTTGATGGCATCATATAG
- a CDS encoding tripartite tricarboxylate transporter substrate binding protein: MKRLFSVVFLSFFMIATTHAFAADQYPKEEPINYLIPFSPGGESDIFARAQQPYLEKELKQKILISYKVGAGGAVAWSELANSKPSGYYTAGFNIPHIILQPLQRKNAGYKTSDIKPAMIFMITPCALVVRADSPYKTLDDLIKAQKENPGSIIIGGVGNATAGHIATVLLNKHTSAKFAYIPFPGTADLPPALLGKHVTAVMGFTTTSGPYPNDMRVLAVASEERAHNIDAPTFKELGYDIIEGSVRGLAVPPQTPDNITQILYEACAKINADPDFSAKMTPMGFTLLDMNPQESQNYINRKFEEYKNILDELSK; the protein is encoded by the coding sequence ATGAAACGTTTATTCTCAGTTGTATTTCTTTCATTTTTCATGATCGCAACGACACACGCTTTCGCAGCAGACCAATACCCCAAGGAAGAACCCATCAACTATCTGATCCCGTTCAGTCCCGGTGGAGAATCTGATATTTTTGCCAGAGCACAGCAACCTTACCTTGAAAAAGAACTGAAGCAAAAGATTCTCATTAGCTACAAAGTTGGAGCTGGTGGTGCTGTCGCCTGGAGTGAACTGGCCAACAGCAAACCTTCTGGCTATTACACGGCCGGATTCAACATACCGCACATCATCCTGCAACCTTTGCAGCGAAAGAACGCCGGCTATAAGACCAGCGACATCAAACCGGCCATGATATTCATGATTACTCCTTGCGCGCTGGTGGTACGAGCCGACAGCCCCTACAAAACCCTCGACGATCTCATCAAAGCCCAGAAGGAAAACCCAGGCAGCATCATCATCGGCGGGGTAGGCAACGCGACTGCGGGGCATATCGCAACCGTGCTGTTGAACAAGCACACTTCCGCCAAGTTCGCCTACATCCCCTTCCCCGGAACGGCAGACCTTCCCCCGGCGCTTTTGGGCAAGCACGTGACAGCCGTCATGGGCTTCACCACAACATCTGGACCATACCCCAATGACATGCGGGTGCTGGCGGTGGCTTCTGAAGAGCGTGCGCACAACATCGACGCGCCTACGTTCAAGGAGCTTGGATATGACATCATTGAAGGCTCTGTTCGCGGGCTTGCAGTCCCCCCGCAGACGCCAGACAATATCACGCAAATTCTTTACGAGGCATGCGCCAAGATAAACGCCGATCCTGATTTTTCCGCAAAGATGACGCCAATGGGTTTCACCCTGCTCGACATGAATCCACAGGAAAGCCAGAACTATATCAATCGAAAATTCGAAGAGTACAAGAACATCCTTGACGAGCTCAGCAAGTAG
- a CDS encoding tripartite tricarboxylate transporter permease — protein sequence MDIIVTAFSNVVTFQNMLFMLIACFLGIIAGALPGFSATMAVALLVPFTFTMDPIPALVTIGALYSSTIFGGAFSAILLNTPGTPSSIATCFDGYPMARQGRGEEALYTASVASSFGGLIGTAILIMFALPLAQVSLKFGPPEFFWTAVFGMTIITSLSDKSLIKGVAGGLIGVMLSMIGIAPIGGDIRFTLNVASLQGGMELVSVLIGFFCIPEVFNMAATPNQKLVIMGKLSGSSHALRQAWKNVTHHMGNTMRSSVLGALIGILPGAGGNISNIVAYNEAKRAAMDPETFGNGNAQGIVATESANNATVEGALVPLLAMGIPGSPPAAIIFGALLMQGITPGPELFSKNGDITYAFMLSFFFCNILMAVLGIFAGKFIFQVVTKTPSRYMIPAIMLLTVVGSYAIRNNAADVLIMFGSGLLGYCLKELEFDPGPIVLGLILGPIAERGFVQGIIMGGAVSQSAPWLIFLTRPICIVLAACCALSLCWPLIKKVSSKLHTAGNGENSHAS from the coding sequence ATGGACATAATAGTAACCGCTTTCAGCAATGTTGTTACATTTCAAAATATGCTTTTCATGCTGATAGCATGCTTTCTGGGAATCATCGCCGGAGCCCTTCCTGGCTTTTCAGCAACCATGGCAGTTGCCTTACTGGTGCCATTCACATTTACCATGGATCCAATTCCGGCGCTTGTAACCATCGGCGCACTCTATTCCTCAACCATTTTTGGCGGCGCTTTCTCGGCGATACTGCTCAATACACCGGGCACGCCGTCTTCGATCGCCACGTGTTTTGATGGCTACCCCATGGCTCGGCAGGGGCGCGGCGAGGAGGCGCTGTACACGGCCTCTGTGGCGTCGAGTTTCGGGGGACTCATCGGCACCGCCATCCTGATCATGTTTGCACTGCCTCTCGCGCAGGTATCATTGAAATTCGGGCCCCCGGAATTCTTTTGGACCGCAGTCTTCGGCATGACCATCATCACCAGCCTGTCGGACAAATCCTTGATCAAAGGCGTGGCTGGCGGGCTTATCGGCGTAATGCTCAGCATGATCGGAATAGCCCCGATCGGCGGCGACATCCGCTTTACGCTCAACGTCGCGTCGCTACAGGGCGGAATGGAACTTGTTTCAGTTTTGATCGGCTTTTTCTGTATTCCCGAAGTATTCAACATGGCGGCCACCCCCAACCAGAAACTTGTCATCATGGGCAAGCTGAGCGGCAGTTCCCATGCATTGCGACAGGCCTGGAAGAACGTGACGCATCACATGGGCAACACCATGCGCTCATCCGTCCTTGGTGCACTGATAGGCATCCTTCCCGGTGCTGGCGGCAATATATCCAACATTGTCGCCTATAACGAGGCCAAACGCGCCGCAATGGATCCCGAAACCTTCGGCAATGGCAATGCACAGGGCATTGTAGCCACGGAATCAGCAAACAACGCTACTGTTGAAGGCGCCTTGGTTCCTCTTCTTGCCATGGGAATCCCCGGATCACCCCCCGCCGCCATCATCTTTGGCGCCCTGCTCATGCAAGGCATTACACCTGGCCCCGAACTTTTCAGTAAAAATGGCGACATTACCTACGCATTCATGCTTTCTTTCTTCTTCTGCAACATACTCATGGCCGTGCTCGGTATTTTTGCAGGGAAATTTATATTTCAAGTTGTCACAAAAACTCCTTCCCGCTACATGATCCCCGCCATCATGCTGCTTACAGTTGTTGGCTCCTATGCCATACGCAACAATGCTGCTGATGTGCTGATCATGTTCGGCAGCGGTCTTTTAGGCTATTGCCTGAAAGAGCTTGAATTCGACCCGGGGCCGATCGTGCTGGGTCTGATCCTTGGCCCGATCGCAGAGCGCGGCTTCGTGCAAGGCATAATCATGGGAGGGGCTGTCAGCCAGTCTGCCCCCTGGCTGATCTTCCTCACACGTCCAATCTGCATCGTGCTGGCGGCCTGCTGTGCGTTGTCGCTGTGCTGGCCCCTGATCAAAAAAGTCAGTTCCAAACTGCATACGGCAGGGAATGGAGAAAATTCTCATGCAAGTTAA
- a CDS encoding diguanylate cyclase, whose protein sequence is MATLSTIEGKLHAYTAVLIILPACAMLIGYYSFMRSSSIADTYAYITEETDALHVSIERWLTHRMGDIAHVAKLAATTRGDQEKLREIATLFMESHGDFSNLVFIDAKGIVTVDPNGSMRIDVSDRAYFASARSGTSTITTIFNNRVSSSNAVIVTCPIRDTEGTFLGVAAGAIRIDTIAQTFSLSFSTKDWSPFLLRNKDHMLLDSSKPDTIIITPPASNGLRTPQVYTNNDGVDVIGTSRLITAGDWLLVRETPLSEILGHMHRMLLTLMGTSLVTLAVLTPFMLRFASGITKPVKAMSEMSTRMLSGEYDTTCQHIDTRKMPVELARLYDNFCSMAARTAAYLEQLRVFTSTDMLTGLANRRSLEEDGARIAETCLRAGTEYACLVLDIDRFKSINDTYGHQTGDAALRKLGEVLREHARKSDFLARMGGEEFVIIAANTSMAQAEHLAERVRTAVQRATVVHGDTRFSMTVSIGVAGSGGPVTLEEMIGQADRALYRAKNNGRNRVELWQADDTPSAGIP, encoded by the coding sequence ATGGCGACACTTTCCACCATCGAAGGAAAACTGCACGCGTACACCGCCGTGCTCATCATCCTTCCCGCGTGCGCCATGCTGATCGGCTACTACAGCTTCATGCGCAGCAGCAGCATCGCGGACACCTACGCCTACATCACCGAAGAAACGGACGCCCTGCACGTATCCATCGAACGTTGGCTCACCCACCGTATGGGCGACATCGCGCACGTGGCGAAATTGGCTGCCACAACCCGGGGCGACCAGGAGAAACTGCGAGAAATCGCCACGCTGTTCATGGAATCGCATGGTGATTTCAGCAATCTCGTGTTCATCGACGCCAAAGGCATCGTCACCGTCGACCCCAACGGATCAATGCGTATCGACGTGTCGGACAGGGCGTATTTCGCCAGTGCCAGAAGCGGCACGTCCACCATCACCACCATCTTCAACAACCGCGTCAGCAGTTCGAACGCCGTCATCGTAACCTGCCCCATCCGCGACACGGAGGGCACCTTTCTTGGCGTTGCTGCCGGCGCCATACGCATCGATACAATAGCACAAACGTTTTCCCTGTCGTTCTCCACGAAGGACTGGTCCCCGTTCCTGCTGCGAAACAAGGATCACATGCTGCTGGACAGTTCGAAGCCGGACACCATCATCATCACCCCGCCCGCCTCCAACGGGTTGCGCACGCCGCAGGTATACACCAACAACGACGGGGTGGACGTCATCGGCACCAGCCGCCTGATCACGGCGGGCGACTGGCTGCTGGTGCGCGAGACGCCGCTTTCCGAAATTCTCGGGCACATGCACAGGATGCTGCTGACACTCATGGGCACGTCGCTGGTGACGCTGGCGGTGCTTACCCCTTTCATGCTGCGTTTTGCCTCCGGCATCACCAAACCGGTCAAGGCCATGTCCGAAATGTCCACCCGCATGTTGTCGGGCGAATATGACACCACCTGCCAACACATCGACACCCGCAAGATGCCCGTGGAACTGGCCCGGCTGTACGACAACTTCTGCAGCATGGCCGCACGCACGGCCGCCTATCTGGAGCAGTTGCGGGTCTTCACGTCCACCGACATGCTCACCGGCCTCGCCAACCGGCGCAGCCTGGAGGAAGACGGCGCGCGCATCGCGGAAACCTGCCTGCGCGCAGGTACGGAATACGCCTGTCTGGTGCTGGACATCGACCGCTTCAAGTCCATCAACGACACGTACGGTCACCAGACCGGCGATGCCGCTCTGCGCAAACTGGGCGAGGTACTGCGCGAGCACGCCCGCAAGTCAGACTTTCTTGCACGCATGGGAGGCGAAGAATTCGTCATCATCGCGGCCAACACATCCATGGCCCAGGCCGAGCACCTTGCGGAAAGAGTGCGCACCGCCGTGCAACGGGCTACCGTGGTCCACGGCGACACCCGGTTTTCCATGACTGTCAGCATAGGCGTTGCCGGGTCGGGCGGCCCCGTCACGCTGGAAGAAATGATCGGCCAGGCCGACCGTGCGCTCTACCGGGCCAAGAACAATGGCCGCAACAGGGTGGAACTGTGGCAGGCCGACGACACGCCCAGCGCGGGGATACCCTGA